The Longimicrobium terrae genome has a segment encoding these proteins:
- a CDS encoding DinB family protein encodes MPIQDTTASVITPEQLLEHWQGHRRVTRRAIEAFSDVQLRNFSLGGMRPFGEMAMEVISMAVPCLRGLVNGDWTMGTRDVPPTKSELLALWDEATEEINTLWAQVPAQKWQENVMAFGQYAGPAFQTILYVIDNEIHHRGQGFVYLRALGIEPPAFYDRS; translated from the coding sequence ATGCCGATTCAGGACACGACCGCGAGCGTTATCACCCCCGAACAGCTGCTGGAGCACTGGCAGGGGCACCGCCGGGTCACGCGGCGCGCCATCGAGGCGTTCTCCGATGTACAGCTGCGCAACTTTTCGCTCGGCGGAATGCGGCCGTTCGGCGAGATGGCGATGGAAGTCATCAGCATGGCCGTGCCGTGTCTGCGCGGCCTGGTGAACGGTGACTGGACCATGGGGACGCGCGACGTGCCGCCTACCAAGTCCGAACTGCTGGCGCTGTGGGACGAGGCGACGGAGGAGATCAACACGCTCTGGGCCCAGGTTCCGGCCCAGAAGTGGCAGGAAAACGTGATGGCGTTCGGGCAGTACGCGGGCCCGGCGTTTCAGACCATCCTGTACGTGATCGACAACGAGATCCACCACCGCGGGCAGGGCTTCGTGTACCTGCGCGCGCTGGGGATCGAGCCGCCCGCGTTCTACGATCGCTCCTGA
- a CDS encoding PAS domain-containing protein — protein MQRSTPDRPLNDANTAGEGPDFRALFHALPGLFLVVRADAPRFTIVAASDAYLHATVTRREDITGRGIFEAFPDRPGDPNATGERNLRASLERALSSGAPDAMARQPYAIRRPDGSWEERVWSPLNTPLTDPATGRVTHLIHRVVDVTKEEQIAADHARLRGESEEADRARRGAEQAYRELSRESASLQWANAQLQDQAAELEMQSAELQATAAQLEERTEEAEEARRRTVSILESMADAHFELDSAFRIVAVNGAMERGSALPRAELLGRVFWEMFPGAIGTGFERHYRAAVSEKKEAHFIHDYSDGRLELVVEVDAYPTDRGVAVFWRDITLRMRATAERERLLAVSEMARGALAISEERYRTLSEAVPVQVWTARPDGALDFVSERTAIYFGASAEELLGVGWGAYVHPDDLDVALSRWSRSLATGTPYEAEFRLRDAKGEYRWHLARALAEFDDSGTVTGWVGSNTDVEGERRARGEAEAANRSKSEFLAVMSHELRTPLNAIGGYAELLQIGVQGAVTPEQVDYLERIQRSQRHLLGLINEVLNYAKVDAGAVQYDLGAVAMAEVLAGCEALTAPQVLARQLDFRHVPASPSVNAHADSAKVQQIVLNMLSNAVKFTEPGGKVTLECVADGGQVLVRVGDTGRGIAQDQLERVFQPFVQVDAQLTRAYEGTGLGLAISRDLARGMGGDLVAESTPGVGSTFTLRLNRAA, from the coding sequence ATGCAACGCAGTACGCCGGACCGCCCTTTGAACGACGCGAACACCGCCGGAGAGGGGCCGGACTTCCGCGCCCTGTTCCACGCGCTGCCCGGGCTGTTCCTGGTGGTCCGCGCGGATGCGCCGAGGTTCACCATCGTGGCGGCAAGCGATGCGTACCTGCACGCCACCGTGACCCGGCGCGAAGACATCACGGGCCGCGGCATCTTCGAGGCGTTCCCCGATCGGCCCGGCGATCCGAACGCCACGGGAGAGCGGAACCTGCGGGCCTCGCTGGAGCGCGCCCTGTCTTCCGGCGCGCCGGACGCCATGGCGCGGCAGCCGTACGCCATCCGCCGTCCGGACGGCAGCTGGGAGGAGCGCGTGTGGAGCCCGCTCAACACGCCCCTCACCGACCCCGCCACCGGCCGCGTCACGCACCTGATCCACCGCGTGGTGGATGTGACGAAGGAGGAGCAGATCGCTGCCGACCACGCCCGGCTCCGCGGCGAAAGCGAGGAAGCCGACCGGGCACGCCGAGGCGCGGAGCAGGCATACCGGGAGCTCTCCCGCGAAAGCGCGTCGCTGCAGTGGGCCAACGCGCAGCTGCAGGACCAGGCGGCGGAGCTGGAGATGCAGTCGGCGGAGCTGCAGGCCACCGCCGCGCAGCTGGAGGAGCGCACCGAAGAAGCGGAAGAGGCGCGCCGCCGCACGGTGAGCATCCTGGAATCCATGGCGGACGCGCACTTCGAGCTGGACTCCGCGTTCCGCATCGTCGCGGTGAACGGGGCCATGGAGCGAGGGAGCGCGCTTCCGCGCGCGGAACTGCTGGGCCGCGTCTTCTGGGAGATGTTTCCCGGCGCCATCGGCACCGGCTTCGAGCGGCACTACCGCGCGGCCGTGTCGGAAAAGAAGGAGGCGCACTTCATCCACGACTACAGCGACGGGCGGCTGGAACTGGTGGTGGAGGTCGACGCGTACCCCACCGACCGCGGCGTCGCCGTCTTCTGGCGCGACATCACCCTGCGCATGCGGGCGACGGCGGAGCGTGAGCGGCTGCTGGCGGTAAGCGAGATGGCGCGCGGCGCGCTCGCCATCAGCGAAGAGCGCTACCGCACGCTCTCGGAGGCCGTACCCGTGCAGGTGTGGACCGCGCGGCCGGACGGGGCGCTGGACTTCGTAAGCGAGCGCACCGCCATCTACTTCGGCGCTTCCGCGGAGGAACTGCTGGGGGTGGGATGGGGCGCGTACGTGCACCCCGACGACCTGGACGTGGCGCTCAGCCGCTGGTCACGCTCGCTGGCGACGGGAACGCCGTACGAGGCCGAGTTCCGCCTGCGCGACGCCAAGGGGGAGTACCGCTGGCACCTGGCCCGCGCGCTGGCGGAATTTGATGACTCGGGCACCGTCACCGGCTGGGTGGGCAGCAACACCGACGTGGAGGGCGAGCGGCGCGCCCGCGGCGAGGCCGAGGCGGCCAACCGCTCCAAGAGCGAGTTCCTGGCGGTGATGAGCCACGAACTGCGCACCCCGCTCAACGCCATCGGCGGATACGCGGAGCTGCTGCAGATCGGCGTGCAGGGGGCCGTGACTCCGGAACAGGTCGATTACCTGGAGCGCATTCAGCGCAGCCAGCGGCACCTGCTGGGGCTCATCAACGAGGTGCTCAACTACGCCAAGGTGGATGCAGGGGCGGTGCAGTACGATCTGGGCGCGGTGGCGATGGCCGAGGTTCTGGCGGGATGCGAGGCGCTCACCGCGCCGCAGGTGCTGGCCCGACAACTCGATTTCCGCCACGTGCCGGCTAGTCCATCGGTGAACGCGCACGCGGATTCCGCCAAGGTGCAGCAGATCGTGCTCAACATGCTGAGCAACGCGGTCAAGTTCACCGAGCCGGGGGGCAAGGTGACGCTGGAGTGCGTGGCGGACGGCGGCCAGGTGCTGGTGCGCGTGGGCGATACCGGGCGCGGCATTGCCCAAGACCAGCTGGAGCGCGTGTTTCAGCCGTTCGTACAGGTGGATGCCCAGCTCACGCGCGCGTACGAAGGAACCGGGCTGGGGCTGGCCATCAGCCGCGACCTGGCGCGCGGGATGGGTGGCGATCTGGTGGCGGAAAGTACGCCCGGCGTGGGCAGCACCTTTACGCTCCGCCTGAACCGCGCGGCCTGA
- a CDS encoding YihY/virulence factor BrkB family protein, which produces MKTKGTLDLLKTTFQEFMKDECPRMAAALSYYTVFSLPPLMILLLLIAGTVFDPQQVQAAIHEQIGMLMGSAGADEIAAIINQAERPGGRGIKAVLGVGAILFGATGAFIQLQSALNAAWEVEPDPNQGGIRNFIFKRLLSLGMILGIAFLLLVSLGISAALSAMGGALGGFFPGVPEPVLYAVNLAISFVVITALFAAMFKVLPDARIAWRDVWVGAVVTSLLFLVGKFVLGFYLGRSNPGEAFGAAGSLALVLVWIYYSAMILLVGAEFTQTWAVTRGGGIRPESGARFKATEPVDPRDTPSGKAREQAKHP; this is translated from the coding sequence ATGAAAACCAAGGGAACGCTGGACCTGCTCAAGACCACCTTTCAGGAGTTCATGAAGGACGAGTGCCCGCGCATGGCGGCGGCGCTCTCGTACTACACCGTGTTCTCGCTGCCCCCGCTGATGATTCTGCTGCTGCTGATCGCAGGCACGGTGTTCGATCCGCAGCAGGTGCAGGCCGCCATCCACGAGCAGATCGGGATGCTGATGGGCTCCGCGGGCGCGGACGAAATCGCCGCCATCATCAACCAGGCGGAACGGCCAGGCGGGCGCGGGATCAAGGCGGTGCTGGGCGTGGGCGCCATTCTGTTCGGCGCGACGGGTGCCTTCATTCAGCTGCAGAGCGCGCTGAACGCCGCGTGGGAGGTGGAGCCGGACCCCAACCAGGGCGGAATCAGAAACTTCATCTTCAAGCGCCTGCTCTCGCTCGGAATGATTCTGGGGATCGCCTTTCTGCTCCTTGTCTCGCTGGGAATCAGCGCGGCGCTGTCGGCAATGGGTGGGGCGCTGGGCGGATTCTTTCCCGGCGTTCCAGAGCCGGTGCTCTACGCCGTGAACCTGGCGATCTCCTTCGTGGTGATCACGGCGCTGTTCGCCGCCATGTTCAAGGTGCTCCCCGACGCGCGCATCGCGTGGCGGGATGTGTGGGTGGGCGCGGTGGTGACGTCGCTGCTCTTCCTGGTAGGCAAGTTCGTGCTGGGCTTCTACCTGGGCCGCAGCAACCCGGGCGAGGCGTTCGGCGCGGCGGGCTCGCTGGCGCTGGTACTGGTGTGGATCTACTACTCCGCCATGATCCTGCTCGTCGGCGCGGAGTTCACGCAGACGTGGGCCGTCACCCGCGGTGGCGGCATCCGGCCGGAGAGCGGTGCGCGCTTCAAGGCGACGGAGCCCGTGGACCCGCGCGACACGCCGTCCGGCAAGGCCAGGGAGCAGGCGAAGCACCCCTGA
- a CDS encoding MarR family winged helix-turn-helix transcriptional regulator: protein MSEHTENGAAFTALVLEVFRVNRLLQDAGDQLSAPAGLSTARWQVLGVVEHGPIPVADVARAMGLTRQSVRETAALLEAEGFVEFVENPRHRRARLMRITHLGLAAMERLAAGQAAWANRLAEALPLEALRATVRTMGRIRESLEPDSPLAESGS, encoded by the coding sequence ATGAGCGAGCACACCGAGAACGGAGCGGCGTTCACCGCGCTGGTGCTGGAGGTATTCCGCGTCAACCGGCTGCTGCAGGACGCGGGCGACCAGCTGTCGGCGCCGGCGGGGCTGAGCACCGCGCGGTGGCAGGTTCTGGGCGTGGTGGAGCACGGCCCCATCCCGGTCGCCGACGTGGCGCGGGCGATGGGGCTCACGCGGCAGAGCGTGCGCGAAACGGCGGCGCTGCTGGAGGCGGAGGGCTTTGTGGAGTTCGTGGAGAACCCGCGCCACCGCCGCGCCCGCCTGATGCGCATCACCCACCTGGGGCTGGCGGCCATGGAACGGCTCGCCGCCGGGCAGGCCGCGTGGGCCAACCGTCTGGCGGAGGCTCTGCCGCTGGAGGCGCTTCGCGCCACCGTGCGCACGATGGGCCGCATCCGCGAATCGCTGGAACCGGACTCGCCGCTGGCGGAATCCGGGTCGTGA